The genomic stretch TTGTTGGGAGGTGGGATGGCGGGTGCGCAGGAGCCGTTTCCTGATGGGAACAAGGTTTTGGAGATGGTGAGGATGAGTCAGGCGATGCAGGAATTGCCGAAGCTGACGGGCAGGTTGCGCAATGATGTGCCGGATGACGGGGTGAAACATCCTTTTGAACTGACGATGGCGGGTGGGAAAATTTTGTTTTCGTTCAAGAATCCGGTGGAGGTGATTGAGCTGGATCTGGCGGCGGGGGGGACGAAGCTGAACCGGTCGGTGGGTGGGAAGAATGCGGCGGTGGCGGAAGGGGCGTATGGGACGCCGGTGCGGGGGACGTCGGTGAATTATGAAGACTTGTCGATGCGGTTTTTGTATTGGCCGGGGGCGAAGGTGATGGGG from Phragmitibacter flavus encodes the following:
- a CDS encoding outer membrane lipoprotein-sorting protein, which produces MFSSICLSVSLKQRFAAGLGFVVLFLLGGGMAGAQEPFPDGNKVLEMVRMSQAMQELPKLTGRLRNDVPDDGVKHPFELTMAGGKILFSFKNPVEVIELDLAAGGTKLNRSVGGKNAAVAEGAYGTPVRGTSVNYEDLSMRFLYWPGAKVMGSATVSSMNCWVVRVVNPDRRGPYHTVDVWVHKDSGAIAKMEAHDRSAKKVKSFSVKKGQRYKKAWILKQMQVESHDPASGKVNGRTYMDIDDPK